From a single Lewinella sp. LCG006 genomic region:
- a CDS encoding T9SS type A sorting domain-containing protein translates to MKYLKQKYLLFLLLCLSQGLVTGLFAQSIRYGFVQDTENPLRITAVAIPNFSSDNVTMVTAVFSFSIPSEVAITPSIEVVPAAGAFVDHNGSWSAQKLTPQVFNSVGLNGQALQGNDVYQVVLRSSPEFNNIVEGEGIPLFSFTLVDDCYEGNIEVLTNDGLIRGVVLQNLGANFNNQMSVSIADEPAVDIYDEKDPFSAQIACPLLLVSTNEYQAIAPKLRVQPNPATTSTTVVITSNISAEGELILYDVRQREVLRQKTHFIPGINTLELDLSQLPAGSYLLTSKAEDLLLKAKLVKIDN, encoded by the coding sequence ATGAAATACTTAAAGCAAAAATATCTTTTGTTTTTGTTGCTGTGCCTTTCTCAAGGACTGGTTACGGGGCTTTTCGCACAGTCGATTCGTTATGGTTTTGTACAGGATACGGAAAACCCATTGCGTATCACGGCGGTAGCTATCCCGAATTTTTCCTCGGACAATGTGACCATGGTGACGGCAGTTTTTTCCTTTTCAATACCGTCTGAAGTAGCGATTACCCCTTCCATCGAGGTGGTTCCTGCTGCTGGAGCTTTTGTGGATCATAATGGCAGCTGGTCAGCTCAAAAGCTCACTCCGCAGGTGTTTAACAGCGTTGGGCTGAACGGGCAAGCCTTACAAGGTAATGATGTTTACCAGGTCGTATTAAGAAGCTCTCCGGAGTTCAATAACATCGTTGAGGGGGAAGGAATTCCTCTGTTTTCCTTTACCCTGGTTGACGACTGCTACGAGGGAAATATTGAGGTGCTGACCAACGATGGTTTGATCAGAGGGGTAGTGCTGCAAAACCTGGGCGCTAATTTTAACAATCAAATGTCTGTAAGCATTGCGGATGAACCGGCGGTAGATATTTACGACGAAAAAGATCCTTTCAGTGCTCAAATAGCTTGTCCCTTGCTGCTTGTGTCGACGAACGAATACCAAGCGATAGCACCTAAGCTCAGGGTACAGCCAAACCCTGCAACAACTTCTACGACCGTAGTAATTACGTCTAATATTAGTGCTGAGGGAGAACTCATTCTCTATGATGTAAGACAACGCGAGGTACTTCGGCAAAAGACTCATTTTATTCCCGGAATAAACACCCTGGAGCTAGATCTATCACAACTTCCTGCGGGGAGTTACCTCCTGACCAGTAAAGCTGAAGACTTACTACTCAAAGCGAAACTGGTAAAAATCGATAATTGA
- a CDS encoding alpha/beta hydrolase codes for MSRYFTIKTFFFFLALALLFQIVARIQVAYEARKHQDYIASLKDTASPNVQTLKDTILIDYLGTKRTLWIYLPPNYAMDSVRYPVIYFMDGASLFSEKIKEGMEWQVDEVMDSIAAAGGPVAIVVGIDNSDDRLTEYKPFLSPHLPEETSVTGDQHAEWIASDLKDWVDRNYRTLPSPETTTIGGASLGGLMAYYALTTYPDIFGNAIVFSPSFWVNEQVFTLHHNVSDLNDHRIYLNVGEQEGGDQRVNAQKIYDLLLAGGMSKDNIRFDIEAGEGHSDPTWRKGFRKAYPWVQGRSVSDF; via the coding sequence ATGAGCCGATATTTTACAATAAAAACGTTTTTCTTTTTCCTCGCTTTAGCGCTACTATTCCAGATAGTTGCTCGAATACAGGTAGCTTATGAAGCCAGGAAACACCAAGACTATATCGCGTCGCTCAAGGATACGGCTTCTCCCAATGTACAAACATTGAAAGATACTATCCTCATCGATTATTTGGGAACCAAAAGAACCCTCTGGATTTATCTGCCTCCAAATTATGCAATGGACAGTGTGCGTTATCCGGTGATCTACTTCATGGATGGGGCTTCTTTGTTTAGTGAAAAAATAAAAGAAGGTATGGAGTGGCAGGTAGATGAAGTAATGGATAGTATTGCCGCCGCAGGAGGGCCGGTCGCAATCGTTGTAGGCATCGATAATTCAGATGATCGGCTGACGGAATATAAGCCTTTTCTCTCCCCTCATCTTCCGGAAGAGACCTCGGTCACCGGCGACCAACACGCGGAATGGATAGCTAGCGACCTGAAGGATTGGGTAGATAGAAACTATCGCACGCTGCCCTCCCCCGAGACAACGACCATTGGTGGTGCCTCCCTCGGAGGACTAATGGCCTATTACGCACTCACGACTTACCCGGATATCTTTGGGAATGCAATCGTTTTCTCGCCCTCTTTTTGGGTTAATGAACAGGTATTTACGCTACATCATAACGTTTCGGACCTCAATGACCACCGTATTTATCTCAATGTCGGGGAGCAGGAAGGCGGCGATCAACGCGTCAATGCACAAAAAATATACGACCTCCTATTGGCCGGGGGAATGTCAAAAGACAATATCAGGTTTGATATAGAAGCAGGGGAGGGGCATTCAGATCCTACTTGGCGCAAGGGGTTTCGGAAGGCTTATCCTTGGGTGCAGGGTAGGAGTGTTAGTGATTTTTGA
- a CDS encoding LytR/AlgR family response regulator transcription factor yields METIKALLVDDEPKLLKVLQMKLERYCPNVSVIATAGDISQAKAALEKYPPDLLFLDIAMPGGNGFELLQQIKTINFEIIFVTGFNDYALDALKISAVDYLLKPVNTQDLIKAVHKATVRIENRQKVQLYDNLRHNLNHLGDQETQIAVPGTQSYDFVPVKDIVRCEGWQKYTKIYLTNGSCIISSYNIGVFVDLLKTYGFYTVHKSHFINIQLISKYQSDGTLVMRDGSQVPVARRKRDAFVQDVIKNH; encoded by the coding sequence ATGGAAACAATTAAAGCCCTATTAGTCGACGACGAGCCTAAATTGCTAAAAGTGCTCCAAATGAAACTGGAACGCTACTGCCCAAATGTAAGCGTAATAGCAACTGCGGGAGATATTAGCCAAGCAAAAGCGGCTTTGGAAAAATACCCACCAGATTTGTTATTCCTCGATATTGCAATGCCTGGTGGCAATGGTTTTGAGTTGCTTCAGCAAATAAAAACGATCAATTTTGAAATTATTTTCGTTACCGGATTCAACGACTACGCGCTGGATGCGCTCAAGATCAGTGCTGTCGACTACCTCCTCAAGCCGGTCAACACCCAAGACCTCATCAAAGCCGTTCACAAAGCAACTGTTCGTATTGAGAATCGGCAAAAAGTTCAGCTTTACGACAACCTGCGACACAACCTCAATCATCTCGGCGATCAGGAAACCCAGATTGCTGTTCCAGGCACCCAATCCTACGATTTTGTGCCCGTAAAGGATATCGTACGCTGCGAAGGCTGGCAAAAATACACCAAGATTTACCTGACCAATGGCAGTTGTATCATCAGCTCTTACAACATTGGCGTTTTCGTAGATTTGCTCAAGACCTACGGCTTCTACACCGTCCACAAGTCTCATTTCATCAACATTCAGCTGATCAGCAAGTACCAGAGCGATGGCACTTTGGTGATGCGTGATGGGTCGCAGGTTCCGGTAGCACGCCGCAAGCGGGATGCATTTGTGCAGGATGTAATCAAAAATCACTAA
- a CDS encoding histidine kinase, which translates to MLPNIDGTLNGSNYQPTFGYYHLTNGHLTLPPKKITDPPKMPSLFSLLLIIVMMSTLLSYRPLLMVGFCVVLNTLCAQSPSYYRYTTADGLPTNYVYGVVEDKDGYIWAYTENGLAKFNGYTFQHYTTADGLPGNDIAWALRAPDDKIWLYAYKNRPAYLLNDSIHIVDDAPAALITLLPSGTPSYSSESLLRTYDKHWKTLLNPYSFTTKELTRFGQEWRAKQSYPNTPFHRESVQGFHTATKDSITTWEVGRHEIRKYPRTTSDCFYLVNDSLLWQEEQQWFGVPNIKIDSILQTLKYASFPAQPSKWIFTMPSPLGRYLFLNTSNGQSRQLSFTDYGLQPKYYTNFSISDATVWLESDAGSVQLDHSGQLLRQLVWTSKEQAWVPLRTYTDGEGNIWQGTRNGGLLMIPFAYQGVRKRNLPTSGNQYLKRLMRTPDDRIIGITENGQIYDIAVDTVRSIYQPASGKHFRTAIWLEEELCLSLSDELLLLDITANFARAQSSLSTIFRSCSWAKVQSPSFVMKSSFLTFNFTSAVYLAEKKQLFSIPGYNVIFRWDLAPVDGEPCQITALADKASLLYLHPQTGTIYGGDIDGLSIIENDKLVPFLPHEAELKNISALFGTPGMLWIGTESNGLFCYDFDTQKLKKIISNNHIRAIRPDGRRGVVLATNNGIFTVPTQQRENYQQFTHLDGLPTLEIDDVLALGDSVLLVASNEGLHELQRRTHQLPAPAKNAFQLKAITANGSPVSAEALTKLPYTTNQLDFAFLLRSYASKGHIHYQTRLEPLEADWQESPERSRRYSGLRPGEYQFHVAAIDIYGRRFELPPTLIYIRSALWQRLWFQALLLVSLLALVMGLGLRRLQVAKRQLANEQALNRRLAVMELEALKAQMNPHFIFNALGSIQYFIQTQEVDLADDYLTRFASLMRQYLDSSRETLLPLEQEIALLTNYTDLEQMRFEELFRVAIKVPGELLKSGLQVPTMIIQPFVENAINHGLSERRDGQGYLSIHFSQIDQDTLCCTITDNGIGRKRAGQRTRTGHHSRGMQIVQDKIDTLAAADLVKVNYTITEAEPEQEEYPGTQVTIYFKFLEDGNN; encoded by the coding sequence TTGTTACCAAATATAGACGGCACCCTAAATGGCTCCAACTACCAACCGACCTTCGGTTACTATCACCTGACCAACGGTCATCTTACCCTTCCTCCGAAGAAAATTACCGATCCTCCGAAAATGCCCAGCTTGTTTTCTCTTTTGCTTATTATTGTAATGATGAGCACCTTATTATCTTATCGTCCATTATTGATGGTCGGGTTTTGCGTAGTATTGAATACGCTCTGCGCCCAAAGCCCCAGCTATTACCGCTACACGACGGCGGATGGCTTGCCGACCAACTATGTCTATGGCGTAGTGGAGGATAAGGACGGTTACATCTGGGCCTACACCGAAAATGGCCTGGCCAAATTTAATGGCTACACCTTCCAGCATTATACCACTGCGGATGGCTTGCCCGGCAATGACATCGCCTGGGCACTGCGGGCACCCGACGATAAAATCTGGCTCTACGCTTATAAAAACCGGCCAGCTTACCTGCTGAATGACAGTATTCACATTGTGGATGATGCACCAGCGGCACTCATCACCTTACTACCTAGCGGCACCCCCTCCTATTCATCTGAGAGCCTTTTGCGCACTTACGACAAACACTGGAAAACTTTACTGAATCCCTATTCCTTCACCACAAAAGAACTTACACGGTTTGGACAAGAGTGGCGAGCAAAACAATCCTATCCCAACACCCCCTTTCATCGGGAATCCGTCCAAGGTTTTCACACGGCCACCAAGGATAGCATCACCACTTGGGAAGTAGGCCGTCATGAAATCCGTAAATATCCACGCACCACCTCCGATTGTTTCTATCTAGTCAATGATAGCCTGCTTTGGCAAGAAGAGCAGCAGTGGTTTGGGGTGCCTAATATCAAGATCGATAGTATTCTACAAACCTTAAAGTATGCTTCCTTTCCGGCACAACCCTCCAAGTGGATTTTCACAATGCCTAGTCCTCTTGGCAGATACTTATTCTTAAATACCAGCAATGGGCAATCCCGGCAGCTTTCTTTTACTGATTATGGATTACAACCAAAGTATTACACCAATTTCAGCATCAGCGATGCTACCGTTTGGCTGGAATCAGATGCGGGTAGTGTCCAATTGGATCATTCCGGCCAGTTGCTAAGGCAACTAGTCTGGACCAGTAAAGAACAAGCCTGGGTTCCCTTGCGCACCTACACTGACGGGGAAGGCAATATCTGGCAAGGCACCCGCAACGGAGGGCTACTTATGATTCCTTTTGCCTATCAGGGGGTGCGCAAGCGCAACTTGCCCACATCCGGCAACCAGTACCTGAAACGCTTGATGAGAACGCCGGATGACCGGATAATTGGCATCACCGAAAACGGCCAAATTTATGATATTGCTGTGGATACCGTCAGGAGTATTTACCAACCAGCATCGGGAAAACATTTCCGAACGGCCATCTGGCTGGAGGAGGAATTGTGTCTTTCTTTATCCGACGAATTACTGCTGCTAGACATAACTGCTAATTTCGCCAGAGCTCAATCATCTTTAAGTACTATTTTTAGAAGCTGTTCCTGGGCTAAGGTACAGTCACCGAGCTTTGTAATGAAGTCATCTTTTCTGACATTCAACTTTACGTCAGCCGTCTATCTTGCTGAGAAAAAACAACTATTCAGTATCCCTGGCTACAATGTGATTTTCCGCTGGGATTTGGCCCCGGTAGATGGGGAACCATGCCAGATTACCGCACTTGCCGACAAGGCGAGCTTGCTTTACCTCCACCCGCAAACGGGTACGATTTACGGTGGAGATATTGATGGGCTCTCCATTATTGAAAACGATAAACTAGTCCCCTTTCTGCCCCACGAAGCCGAACTCAAAAACATCTCGGCACTTTTCGGTACCCCCGGCATGCTGTGGATTGGTACGGAAAGCAATGGCTTGTTCTGTTACGATTTCGACACCCAAAAACTAAAAAAAATCATTTCAAACAACCACATCCGCGCTATCCGACCCGATGGCAGGCGGGGGGTGGTACTAGCTACCAACAATGGTATTTTTACGGTTCCGACGCAGCAGCGAGAAAACTACCAGCAGTTTACCCACTTAGACGGTTTGCCCACTTTGGAGATTGATGATGTTTTGGCCTTGGGCGATAGTGTGCTGTTGGTGGCCTCCAATGAAGGCCTACACGAGCTCCAGCGTCGTACGCACCAGCTCCCTGCGCCAGCAAAAAATGCTTTTCAATTAAAAGCCATTACCGCCAATGGGTCTCCCGTTTCAGCGGAAGCGTTGACGAAGTTGCCTTATACGACCAACCAACTGGATTTTGCTTTCCTGCTCCGCTCCTATGCCAGCAAAGGCCACATCCACTACCAGACCCGCCTCGAACCCTTGGAAGCTGATTGGCAAGAAAGTCCAGAACGCTCTCGGCGTTATAGCGGCCTCCGGCCCGGGGAATACCAATTCCACGTCGCAGCCATTGACATTTATGGCCGGAGATTTGAACTTCCTCCCACATTGATCTACATCCGCTCCGCCCTCTGGCAGCGTTTATGGTTTCAGGCCTTGCTTCTGGTCAGCCTCTTGGCTTTGGTGATGGGTTTAGGGCTAAGACGCTTGCAAGTAGCTAAACGACAATTAGCCAATGAGCAGGCCCTCAATCGAAGATTGGCCGTCATGGAGCTGGAAGCACTGAAAGCGCAGATGAACCCTCATTTTATTTTCAATGCGCTAGGGTCTATTCAGTATTTTATCCAAACCCAGGAAGTAGATCTGGCCGACGACTACCTGACGCGCTTTGCCAGCTTGATGCGGCAATACCTGGATAGCTCGCGGGAGACCCTGCTTCCGCTCGAACAGGAGATAGCCTTACTCACCAACTATACCGACCTGGAGCAGATGCGCTTCGAAGAGCTGTTCCGAGTAGCTATCAAGGTTCCCGGTGAACTACTAAAAAGTGGCCTACAAGTCCCTACCATGATCATCCAGCCTTTTGTAGAAAATGCCATCAACCACGGTCTGAGCGAAAGACGTGATGGGCAGGGTTATTTAAGCATTCACTTTAGTCAAATTGACCAAGATACCCTCTGCTGCACCATCACCGACAACGGCATCGGCAGGAAACGGGCAGGACAACGCACGCGCACTGGGCACCACAGCAGAGGGATGCAGATTGTACAAGATAAAATTGACACCCTGGCAGCAGCCGACCTGGTAAAGGTGAACTACACCATTACGGAGGCCGAGCCTGAGCAAGAAGAATATCCAGGTACCCAGGTGACCATTTATTTCAAATTTTTAGAGGATGGAAACAATTAA
- a CDS encoding LamG-like jellyroll fold domain-containing protein: MKTLLTTLLCLLCLLCWQWSGAQNALHFDGQDDWVQLPLTGTTLANPNPDFSISLWFQTENTDTSPLCSGSYKRLLSLGSAGNRFEIGECGNNAFNLFYQLPSNSLTTTQIATLSTNTWYHLCVIKSGFNIDVFLDNVSIFSTTLNPDPTNQFDFLRLGHWPGGGLTANQDWLGTIDEFQLYDTALPPAVLCGQRYCPLSGNEANLFAYWTFDDLGIVPGGNNTAITQITDYSAAGTNVGLFGAAGNFFSLNGPTSNFTANNAPVVFPALHGLNLEIRDYPYQNNLLTGICDGDPVHVCLDDNGLIPGPYSNVTVQWEFSDDGGSTWATVGTPSFQDFCFPVLPAEIQVPCPGNTDGFVDRKYRAISTATGPTGEQCDYVSNEYDLQICCPITGANLTVVPGGPFCEGDLVNFQVDLNPLDPFVATPGPNVTIDWCFVDPTGTTPLPAYANQTSFNYPTWTAPFPPGGTPGSYCFEAKVSNCQGKLATFQQCVTVDPQPVCGTIEGSPLGSPTNLTLLSSSPLVYEICPGNDAKLEIATPFQYCIPQWQYSFTPSVPGSWVNMGLSGSIQNTNILPGNNYNWPAGATSIFYRIQCNPLSSPSACDPCFSNMVEIQLKPTPAIPIIAGLNQVCLEDLPIILNVSNPDASLTYTWYHDGLVVGSGTSLTIFEGGCYWVEATDGCHTVVSDQHCVEVCETVAVISCPLSPNECAKLGDSITLSACDSYNTCSGSSGSALTYLWSTGATTCMITDTPAAGGTTYSVTITDPVTGCEDMAQRTVVPCDVNE, translated from the coding sequence ATGAAAACCCTATTAACAACACTCCTCTGCCTCCTCTGCCTCCTCTGCTGGCAATGGAGCGGCGCACAGAATGCCCTGCACTTTGACGGTCAAGACGACTGGGTACAATTACCGCTGACGGGCACAACGCTCGCCAACCCTAATCCCGATTTCAGTATTTCCCTCTGGTTTCAAACCGAAAATACGGATACCAGTCCGCTCTGTAGTGGAAGCTATAAGCGATTGCTAAGTTTGGGTAGTGCTGGCAACCGATTTGAAATTGGAGAATGTGGTAACAATGCCTTCAACCTGTTTTATCAGTTACCAAGTAATAGCCTTACCACAACTCAGATCGCAACCTTGAGTACTAACACCTGGTACCACCTGTGCGTGATTAAATCCGGGTTTAATATTGATGTTTTTCTGGATAATGTATCCATCTTCAGCACGACGCTCAACCCGGACCCTACCAATCAGTTCGATTTCTTGCGCCTGGGGCATTGGCCGGGTGGTGGTTTAACAGCTAATCAGGATTGGCTCGGCACCATCGACGAATTTCAGTTGTATGATACGGCACTGCCCCCAGCCGTTTTGTGTGGCCAGCGCTACTGTCCGCTGAGTGGGAATGAAGCCAATTTATTTGCCTATTGGACTTTTGATGACCTAGGTATCGTACCTGGTGGAAACAATACAGCCATCACACAAATTACCGACTATTCCGCAGCCGGAACGAATGTTGGGCTCTTCGGTGCAGCTGGGAATTTCTTCTCGCTGAACGGCCCTACGAGTAATTTCACGGCCAATAACGCGCCCGTAGTTTTTCCAGCCCTTCACGGACTTAACCTGGAGATTCGTGATTATCCTTACCAAAATAATTTACTCACCGGCATCTGCGATGGCGACCCCGTCCATGTTTGTCTGGATGACAATGGCCTGATTCCTGGGCCATACAGCAACGTCACCGTCCAGTGGGAGTTTTCGGATGATGGCGGAAGTACTTGGGCGACTGTGGGTACCCCATCCTTTCAGGATTTCTGTTTTCCGGTGCTACCTGCCGAAATACAAGTTCCCTGCCCTGGTAATACCGATGGCTTTGTGGATCGTAAGTACCGCGCCATCAGTACCGCAACTGGCCCTACGGGTGAGCAGTGCGATTACGTAAGCAACGAATACGATCTGCAAATTTGCTGCCCCATTACGGGTGCCAACCTGACGGTAGTGCCTGGTGGCCCCTTCTGCGAAGGCGACCTGGTCAACTTTCAGGTGGACCTCAATCCCCTGGATCCTTTCGTGGCAACACCTGGGCCCAATGTCACCATCGATTGGTGTTTTGTTGATCCCACCGGGACTACGCCCTTACCCGCTTATGCTAATCAGACCTCCTTCAATTACCCCACCTGGACAGCTCCTTTCCCTCCAGGCGGCACGCCGGGCAGCTACTGCTTTGAAGCCAAAGTGAGCAATTGCCAGGGCAAATTAGCCACCTTTCAGCAGTGCGTTACTGTCGATCCACAACCTGTTTGTGGTACGATAGAAGGTTCTCCGCTCGGTAGCCCGACGAACCTGACACTCCTGAGCAGCTCGCCCCTGGTCTATGAAATTTGTCCCGGCAACGATGCTAAATTAGAGATCGCTACGCCTTTTCAATACTGTATACCTCAGTGGCAATACAGTTTCACGCCAAGTGTTCCCGGCAGTTGGGTGAATATGGGCTTGTCTGGAAGCATTCAGAATACCAATATTCTACCCGGGAATAACTACAACTGGCCCGCTGGTGCTACTTCCATCTTTTACCGCATCCAGTGCAACCCATTGTCCAGCCCATCGGCTTGTGATCCTTGCTTTAGTAATATGGTAGAGATTCAATTGAAGCCTACTCCGGCCATCCCGATCATTGCCGGACTTAACCAGGTTTGTCTGGAAGACTTGCCCATTATTCTCAATGTTAGCAATCCAGATGCTAGTCTTACTTACACCTGGTATCACGATGGGCTGGTAGTAGGAAGTGGCACGAGCCTCACCATTTTCGAAGGAGGCTGCTACTGGGTAGAAGCTACCGATGGTTGCCATACCGTAGTGAGCGACCAGCATTGCGTGGAAGTTTGTGAGACCGTTGCGGTTATTAGTTGCCCGCTGAGTCCTAATGAATGTGCCAAACTGGGTGATTCTATCACTTTGTCGGCGTGCGATTCATATAATACCTGCTCAGGGAGTAGCGGCAGCGCACTCACTTACCTGTGGTCAACGGGTGCTACTACTTGTATGATAACAGATACGCCAGCAGCCGGTGGCACCACCTATTCCGTCACCATTACTGACCCTGTTACGGGCTGTGAAGATATGGCCCAGCGCACGGTGGTGCCTTGTGATGTGAACGAATAA